DNA from Solanum stenotomum isolate F172 chromosome 3, ASM1918654v1, whole genome shotgun sequence:
TCTCCAATTTCAGAAGTTGTGTAGCTACTAATCCTAACTCCATGCAATATAAGAGGCAAGATTCGAACAAAGAGCTGAGCAATATAGTGCACCAAaatgaaaaaactttattttgttCACCTGTCACTACGATGTCCAGATGCAATACACTTCACCTTTACATATCCCCCAGGGTCCATTCCCCCACCTTTGCTTGTGTCTGGTTTCAAAAGTGTTGCAGCTTCCCACGATAGGGATGTAACTATCTCCAACCAATTCTCTTTGTCGTCTTCCTCACCAATGACAAGTTTTTCAACCTGCATAAGCTGAGACACTAAAGCCCTGAAGTGGCCATCAACAACATTCTTGACTACCTTCTTTTGCTCTTCATTTGACCTGTCCCTACCTCTATACTCACCACTTCCAAAACTGCTTGACGAATGTAAATATCCCCACTCTCCTGCAGCATctccatcatcatcatcatcaaacaGCATTCCTTCCCGTTCATCTTCTTCGTCTTCTGGTTCAGGTGGGAGCCACAGAATTCCACTGCTTTCAAAATCCACAGGTTCCAGATTAGCATCTTGCGCAGCATATAGGGATGATGAAGCTTCACATTCGTCACCAATATCCTGTTTTACAATCTGCTGCACTTCTTCAGAAGCTTGGGGATCAAATTTATTCTGCGAGGACAAGCTGCTCACAATATTTTCATCAGTAGCTTCCCCATTAGGATGAACTTTATGTGATCCATAGTCCTTATCATTGTCATCATAGTCAACATAACTAAAGTATCCATTAGTCTGAGAATAATGTTTTCCTTGGGACTCTAACTGGTAAACACCATActcatcatcttcatcataACTCCTGATTCCAGAAAATAACAAGAAACAGTTAACTGAAGTGAAATACATGTCGACCTCAAGTAGCAAGAAAGGCAGTCAGATAGAGCAAATcaatctttaaaaattaaaacaatctCAAATAGGAAAGGGAAGTTGGAAGTGAGTTTACAAAAGCAACGAGGAAAAAACATTATTCTCAATAAAATCCAACTTTCATCAAATCACTAGAAAAGTGGAGCTAGATTTCCTATTTTCATCTCTGGACTCATGAGCTCATTGAGGAATGAAAGAAATAGCTATGGAAGTGGAAACAGATTATTTCTCCTTTCTCTATTCAGCTTATTATCTATTAGGGTCAAAGGAGATTGGTCAGGTACTTTCGCTGGTTAATTATCTTGCAAGTTGCATGTAAGAATAGCATCAGGTTTCCTCTGACTAGTCACTGCTTGGGTATAGCTGACCTTGGGAAAACCAAGTCTTGCAATGACAACATATGTGCCACCATAAAGGCCTTGACCAGGCAGCAAATATCAGCACGGCCTTTATAATATTGCTTCTGATATTCGTTGTTAAAGAATTTCCATCCAAAGCACATGATATTTCTAATTATCTTTTTCAATAGTACTTAAGAAGGGAAAATGTTTGAAACATGGGTTTAATTAATGCCACTTTTGGCATACAGAAAAATTGTAGAATCAAATCTGATAGAGAGGGCAAAGCCTGAGGGTGATCACAAATAATTCAAGTAAGGCCAATCTACCTCATTCACTATCTAGTATAAAAGATGCCTAAACCGTTACAGGTATCTACCTATTAACATTTGAGAACAAAGAAATGACAGATGTTGCAACTTGCCAAGGTGAAAAATCAGTAAAGATGTGAAGAAAAGTACCTAGTTGTGCAAAATGAAAATTGGTTTGTCAATGGATCCCCGATTCCTATATCAGCAGGATCAGTGCTCCCTTTTGCTGTAGCAACATTATTTTGTCTGACCAAAGAAGATTCCATTACTGTTGATTGGCATGAACTAAGTACAGGAGAGTGTGGCACTGAAGTAATGGAACTGCTACTACTGTCACCAGTTCCACTAGATTTTACGCTGATAAAACTAGCCGCAGAAAGGAAAGTATTGGAATCCAAGTTAGAAACCTGAATAGCATGATTAAAACCTTGCTTCCATTGCTTGTAACAATAATGACAGACCCTGACCTTTTCACACTCCTCTTGTAGTAACCTTGGTTCGCGAGGTGGTACAGGAATAGAGCTAGATGTGCACTTGGCACAGAAAACACGTCCACAAAGTCGACAATGATGCCTCCGGTTAAACAATGTGAACAAAGAATCACACTCATAACATACCCTACAGCTCTCGTCGGGCATCCAAAAATCCCTCGACACGTCAGCAGAAGAATCCCGCTGAGGGATCCACGATTTCAGCAACCCTAAAAGATCAAGGGATGTCCTATCCATCAACAAATGAGACCTTCTGTGCCTCTCATTGCTATAATCTCATTCATTTACGACCCTCATAACCAGTTCCTTATACCAAAATTTCCCTTAAGAAAAAGTATCTGATCCAAACAACAATATAAAACCCTTAACAAGTTGACCACACAATGTCTTCACTAATTACAGAAAAAAACCTTGCTGCCTCAATAACAGGCTGCAACTCCAAATACTTCCGCAGATCGGAATTCTCGGAACGACGACACAAATCACCAGTTTACAGGTTGATCAAGTACACATCATTCAACAAAAGCCCTAAGCCTAGAAATGAGTatccacccaaaaaaaatcaaaaattgtaATCGAAAACAATCCAAATAACAAGAAAGATTTAAGATAAGCAAACCTTTTTATAGAGCGCAGACAGTATATATGATGAGAAGAAGAACACGTTATTctcgataaaaaataaaaacccaaCTGTCGTCAAATCACTCCGACGCGGAATCCATAAAAGCCGCAATCAATTAAAAACCCCATCTTTGTCACtccaaaattaaaaacaattcGCTCCTGAAATTGAAACATGAATAAAAATCGATATTTAATTCTTCGCCAACAAAAATACATCTCAATAAATTTTACAGAATTAAGTTAAGTGGATAATAGAGCCGCCATGAGTTCACCTTTTCACAGCAATCAATCAAAATTAGCAGAAACAGATGAGCAGATGAAGACAAAAACTTCAGTTTTACTGCGCTATGGTTTATGCAATTGGAGGATTGTGTGTGACGCCGCACAAAACTATTTTATCTAATGATAACAAAAATGCTGTTCTaataaattgtatatatttatactaCGCCAGTCAAatcatcttttttatttctttttaccctttttggCTCGACTTTTTCTTACAAACTGGAGttaattagtctttttttttttttttctaaacagaaaagagagaaaatatagTAATTTTTGTCTGAAAAAAAAGGTCAAACTTAACTGGagaatcttcttcttccttttttaatCTCTCCGTCTCAAATCTAGGTGGCACATTCAGAATCaaccaaaatttattttaatctaGTTTTCttatatgagtattttttaaaaaacttaaatttttaatattcaaatttaaaatcttattttttttggtggAAAGAGGGAGTAAGTTTTTCTATCGTGAAGTATGGATTACGATTTACGACTTACGCGTAGTGAGATGGGAGATAATTGGTGGACAAAAAATTTACAACTGGAGCTCTCTCcatattgaaaattttagtgGTTCATTTTTCAGCCTAAAGAATAAACAAAGGAaataaaatgtactaattacttttttttttgtaaaagtaAAATTGAAAGTGACTTGATTATGCCAGCATAGCTGCAGAATGTGATGCAAAACAAATCAAACTTGACTTTATTTTATGACTAGGATCTGAATTATCACGTTAAAGTGATTTTTACTCGTCTTGACATTTTCAATTAGGAgcaacttcaatttcaaactcGTATCTATATATTTAGAAGATTTTACTAAATTAGTCTCTCGATTCCAAAGTTTGATTTGGCacgaaatttaataaaataaaataaaaacttttcaGTGTtgtcattttaaattaaaattatgttaaaatatcatttattttgtgGTCCTAAACATATCATgtgaaaaactgaaattaaagtattgaaaaaaaagttgttattttttaaacaaattaaaaaaaaaaataggtcattcttttttaaatcgACAAAGTATTTTTATCGtttaactctttttttattttcgaaTCGTAACTGATATTGATAAATTTCAgcaaataaaaaagagagaaattaaaCCAAATATTACTTTAGTGTGTAGTTCAGTTAATTAGTTGTCTAACATTAAGTAATATGAATGCAGAAATTCGACCAATTTGTGCCAACCGCGTATCATTTGGCTGATTTACTCATCACACAAGTAATTCATGTATTCGTCCTTAGCTGTACAGCGGCATAATACTAATAACTTATGGTAAATAGTTGTCGTGATAATTTCAAGtgacaaaattatcaaaaataaagaaagacaaaattagtatttatttcaaatattataataagGAGATAGTTacataaaaatttcatatataataaaGCAACATACTTATATAAGTTATAACAAACGTGTAAAGctactattaatttttttaaatgggttGCATGTCATCACCACCTTATTAGTTAAGCCAAACTTGGGAAAACAAAGCTAACTTAATTCCGATAACTAAATTTgggaaaacatttattttaattttttagcaaaaataaCAATGTTGAAAACAATAAACGGtaagaataattttttcaatggTGCAAATTTCAAGTTACAATactatctttttcttgattggtgttcattttaattcatcttgctttttttttatttcttaggATTAATAGTACAGCCGTAGCTATTTATATCAAAAGACAATACTCCTTCAGAACACAACAATCTATGCATCTCGAAAATAGTAaacatttttccttaaagaCAGTAACGAAATGGCCTTAGGTGCGACAACACAACCTTATTAGAACAAAAGCAATCATAATGTTCAGCAGGGACGGACCCATTAAGTTCGTCGGAAAATTAGGTCAAATTTtggtttaataaatattgatacTTTTTAACCCAAGTTGAAAGATTCAATCTAGTGATCAAGGTTTTGAACTTACCCCATGGataaagaattaattttagCCCAAAACTGGATAGGTGAATTAGTCTTGGATAGTGAAGTGGGGTTACCAGATTGCTTTGGTAGCGAAGAGCATGAATAAACCAGTCAGTCTATTCATTACATTGAGGGTGATTGATTGATCAACTCTTTTACCACATGGTTGATCAACCCAGCACTATcttagagggtgtttggattgacttaaaagtttgtcaaacctatttttaagtcagtttttgacttcggGAAGTGTTTGTTTTTGACTTctaaagtgtttgacaaatataaaaaataacttaaaataagtcaggaaccaaaagtaggtctccccctactttttttttttgactcaaaagtcatttcaatttgactttttatttttaacttaaaagctactttttaaAAACCAACACAAACGGGATCTTACACTATTAATCTCAAATTTTGGTGTTCTGATTGACTTATTCCAGCTGTTGTAAGTGATGAGCTCATACACTTGTTCCATTTATGATTTGTATGACATTTTGCTATTTGGTAATACATGtgtatgtctttttttttttggttttccacttGCTGTCTGGTATCACATTGGAGTCCGACTAAATTTAGATTCGCGCCGGGAAGTCCAACATTGGGAGGTAAAACGCTCCTTAACAAAGACGGCTCCGTACCCAAGGAACTCGAATCCGAGACCTCTttgttaaggatgaaggagtacttatcACTCCACCACAACTCTTGTTGGTAATacatgtttgtttgtttgtactTGAGGCAGATTTCAACAAAGGTAGGAAGTTGAagaaaattccaaaaataatgGAGATGCGGGGGATCGAACCCCGTGCCTCTCGCATGCAAAGCGAGCGCTCTACCATTTGAGCTACATCCCCTTTTGTTACTCTAATTCATTATTACAATATAATTCTTTGACAAAAGCAAAGGTGGGATTCATGCGTCTTGATTTGATTTTGCTTAAAATTAATGGGAATCGACTAAGTTCGGTTTTAAATTTAACTGATTAGCTTTTCCCTGATACGATTCGATtcattttttgattattttcaaattttactcATGTATTTAATAACTAGTAACAATAGAATAAAGTCATAAACTAGAGCTACTCGCACATAATATTTTACTTGTTTTAGAGTCTCTTTTGCGTTGCTGCTAAAAGCTGCTTATTTTCATAAGCAtttctttaaaataacttttcaaaaaacagtgcttttgaaaaaaaaaaaaacaatttgtgtttgactaatttatttgaaaaatgtttttactAAGTAAATTGTGTTTGCTTAATCTTctttaaaaagtgcttttgaaaatcaaattacgATTAAGGGCAACTGttaatgtacttttaatattacgattattttatagagagaaactagtttaaacatctattacaaaaaaataaattaaatttttatttttattaaaataaaatgttcatattcaaattttcaatcaatattatacatttttttgaaGGGCAGAAATCTTTAATTGttgtgttttttcttctttcctaatcttacaaaaatatttttgttacctttttcttgttttataattttgtaaaataatacgtaaaataataaataaaataataagcaaacggaaaatacaatataacatttattatataaaaataaaaaataaaaatattaaatggaACTTAATCAAACAtatgagatatgttaattaaGTAATAAGAGAAatattggtatatatataataataattttctgcttctgcttttgctttttttaagaagcaaaaatattttgtttcttcCCAACAGCAGAAAAATTGTTTCTACTTCAATTTAAAAGCACTTTTACAGATTGTCAAACACCTactttttcaaaacaaaaaaaaaaaactcaaaattagtGTTTCTGGGCTCCCAACAGTAATGTCAAACATGCTCTTATTCATTATCACATGACAAAAAACTTACTCgcaaatgatattttcattacatcaataaatattattttatcattgatTAATTTggtaatataaaatataaactaattaacctactataaccaaaaatttaaatactttgACGGtgcaaaaattatttatactattGGCGCACCTTAGATAAATAAATCTATACGACATGTTACACGATATTTACAAGTTGCAAACCAGTCAactaggaaatcaataatttattttttcaaccaaaaatatgaaataaaataaaagactcaTTAAATTAGTTCTAAACAAAAGCAAGTTGCACTAATTATTTTAGAAAGTGTGTGACAATAAATAATTGTTGTACGAGTGGGATCCATCATTTGCTAGTTGAACGTTAAATTACCTAATAGCGTCCATCTAATCTAATACTACTCACATTAAACGGCTGGCAACCTAATAATCCTTCAGTTGAAAAAAGTAATTAGGCACACAAAAGAACAAAGTTGATTTAGGAAATAAAGCTAATGCTATTATTAGAGCCTCATAATCTATATGAGTGCAAGTTGAGCAGAAGCatactttttgtttttggtttccTAATTGACAGCATTCGATTTGGCACTTGATTAATTTTGTTTACGAGTTGAAAGATAGGACGTATTCTAACAAAGCCAACTTTAGTTTTAGAATTCAAAGCTAAACATTTGTGTTAAgaatgaacaaatatatatcgCTTCACAATAACAAAGCAGAGTTATCTTATTAGCATATGCTTGCACAAGTTGCTGATTAAAGGCATGGCGTGGGACAGAATCAAGTTCATTCAACTTTTTGACAAATTGAATTTGGATGACTTTTATTAAACTTGCCTTAGTCTTTTCAAGTCTCACCTTTAACTAACAAAACCCAAGTTGATTTGGGTTGCCCTTTTTGCCACTAGTTggcctttttatattttctcttcttttcaaaGTGGATATGATTATGTAATactaattaggaaaaattacaaaaatctcacctttagtttacttattaccattatcccctataaattttacaaatcttcaaaattcttcattttcacgcatcagattagtgtatctcgcgcatcagattagtgtatctcgagcatcagattagtgtatcatgtataaaatgtaatgtatcttacttaacgattaatgtatctcgcacatcatattaatgtatcaatgcttatattattgtatccgtttgagagatttctataattataaacttttaaggaataaattgtaattttgttttaaaagtatgtgatttctgtagtTTGCCCTAATTAAtataagaaatgaaagaagatgagGAAAGACTTAAAAGGAGATTAAACCTAGGACTATACATAGGTAGTATTACTATATGTATGTGAGAGTTGAAACCCATGTTTAACGTTCTCTAAATCTTTTTGCAAGTGAATGAAAATATATTCCATTTTGGAAAATACTACAGtaatataatttgattcaaTAAGCAATACAATATGTTTTTAAGCATTGAAGAAAGAATTGAAGCTATGAAATACTAGGAATGGTAAGATAATTGGTGTCTGGTGAAAACGTTTTTTAGGTAGATAGAATTACAATACACTAGTTGAAAGAAGATCCTACTTTCTGTGAAAAAGAAACAACTCTGATCCTAAATAACAAACAACAGCCACAAAAAGACATGGATTAAAGCAGGCAGCTGCAGTTCTATTCATTTTCCCTATCCTTAATTTGATAAAACTCATGATAGAACCTTTTGCCTTTTAGCATCCATCCTATTGCTTCCGTCCACTCTTGGAATTTTTCCTCCAACTCCGTTCTCTTTCATTGCTTTTTCCAGATGTTCCACCTGTCTTCAAGTATCAATAATACTTAACTGAATTAGTAACAACCTAAATGACCATAAAAGTACTAGTACAGCAATAGGAAACGGGAACTAACCCCTTCACAAAATCCTTGGAATTGGCAAGAATCGCCTTTACCCGACTTCATTTCACCTGAACTTCTTTTGTTGGAAAAGGTAAAAAAGGTCTCGCTGGAAGATGTAGACGATGAAGTAGAACACATTGAAGGAGTTCCAGTCCGAGAAGAAGAAAACATCCCATTATCACTGTTGAACATTTCGTCAAACATATCCTGCAATTCCCCAAAGGTTTCTTCCTGATTTTCCTGTCAATTCATACAACACCATCCCACCTCTATGTTATAAATAAAGTACTAAtgtagtatttatatttataaacgAATTTGCAAAAACAAACCCAAGTGTAGACTAGCAGACCcaaaaaagtgaaaatgatgtCAGTATTGTTCAACAAACATCTTATATATAGGCACTCTTATTAAATTAGCACCCAGTATAGAAGCATAAATTCCTTCTCCTTTACTGGGATCTTTTCATTGTAAATTTAAGAAGATAAAAGggggaaaaaaaagagaacttacATTGGACTTATTTTGGCTCATCATAGCTGCCATTTCATTCAGGAAATCACCCATGCCCTGCACAAGAAAATCCACTTCAAAATTTGTAACAAGAATTTGCCTGATGCAATATacaatttatcttttttaggAACAACCGTGGTGTCCATACCAGCTTGAGCAATATCATACAAGTTAAACCAAGTATTTTTTGGATAAAGATCAGGATCTAATTATCCGTCGTCAAttgaatcaacaacaacatacccaatataGTCCCACAAGTGACGTCTGCGTCTCCAGAGGGTAGAGAGTATGCAAACCATACCCCTAACCCTACCTTGGCAGGTCGAGAGAATGTTCCCAATAGACTCCCCCTACCTTGGCGTCGAGAGGATGTTCCCAATAGACTCCCGGCTCAAGGAAAGCAAAAGCACAACAATTATGGAGACATAAGCTATCCTCAATAGAATAACCGGCATAATTAGAAGAAACCAAAACTTCCATGTTCAGCCCTCTTCTATGACTTGCCTAAGGATAAAAAAAGACAACCTTTTTCTTCAATGTTTCAAAAGTTCATACTTGATTAATACTACTACTTGGAAATAATCATATGTGATCCCATTTCTTGAGattcaacatgaacaccatttTTAGCCCTCTCAAAATGTAAAAACAAATGGAACAACATGAAGATACTCAGCCTGCTACAAGCATGACACAAAACATTCCTTATTTATCAATAAAGTCATAAAATTAAACTTCACTTAAGTATCAGCGTACATTTTGCGACATGATTTAGAACTTTCAACATGAGAGTATATATAAAAGAACAAAGTTATTACATTTTCGTCGTCATCATCACCAGAGTCATAAACTCCTACATCGTACAGAAACCTTTTGTTTGCATCCGATAACACTG
Protein-coding regions in this window:
- the LOC125860801 gene encoding uncharacterized protein LOC125860801 isoform X2, with the translated sequence MVDKSNDYYAVLGLKKECTETELRNAYKKLALKWHPDRCSASGNSKFVDEAKKKFQAIQEAYSVLSDANKRFLYDVGVYDSGDDDDENGMGDFLNEMAAMMSQNKSNENQEETFGELQDMFDEMFNSDNGMFSSSRTGTPSMCSTSSSTSSSETFFTFSNKRSSGEMKSGKGDSCQFQGFCEGTGGTSGKSNERERSWRKNSKSGRKQ
- the LOC125860801 gene encoding uncharacterized protein LOC125860801 isoform X1, translated to MVDKSNDYYAVLGLKKECTETELRNAYKKLALKWHPDRCSASGNSKFVDEAKKKFQAIQEAYSVLSDANKRFLYDVGVYDSGDDDDENGMGDFLNEMAAMMSQNKSNENQEETFGELQDMFDEMFNSDNGMFSSSRTGTPSMCSTSSSTSSSETFFTFSNKRSSGEMKSGKGDSCQFQGFCEGVEHLEKAMKENGVGGKIPRVDGSNRMDAKRQKVLS